From Panthera tigris isolate Pti1 chromosome D3, P.tigris_Pti1_mat1.1, whole genome shotgun sequence, one genomic window encodes:
- the SNRPD3 gene encoding small nuclear ribonucleoprotein Sm D3, translating to MSIGVPIKVLHEAEGHIVTCETNTGEVYRGKLIEAEDNMNCQMSNITVTYRDGRVAQLEQVYIRGSKIRFLILPDMLKNAPMLKSMKNKNQGSGAGRGKAAILKAQVAARGRGRGMGRGNIFQKRR from the exons ATGTCTATTGGTGTGCCGATTAAAGTCCTACACGAGGCTGAGGGTCACATCGTGACATGTGAGACAAACACCGGCGAGGTGTATCGTGGGAAGCTCATTGAGGCGGAGGACAACATGAACTGCCAG ATGTCCAACATCACAGTTACATACAGAGACGGCCGAGTGGCACAGCTGGAGCAGGTGTACATCCGTGGCAGCAAGATCCGCTTTCTCATTTTGCCTGACATGCTGAAAAATGCGCCCATGTTAAagagcatgaaaaataaaaaccaaggctCAGGGGCTGGCCGGGGAAAAGCTGCTATTCTGAAGGCCCAAG TGGCTGCAAGAGGAAGAGGACGTGGAATGGGGCGTGGAAACATCTTCCAGAAGCGAAGATAA
- the GUCD1 gene encoding protein GUCD1 isoform X3: protein MRTEAEAAGPPLEPGDFVQLPVPIIQQLYHWDCGLACSKMVLRYLGQLDDNEFESALQELRLTRSIWTIDLAYLMRHFGVRHRFCTQTLGVDKGYKNQSFYRKHFDTEETRVNQLFAQAKACKVLVEKCTVSVQDIQEHLAQGHVAIVLVNSGVLHCDLCSSPVKYCCFAPSGHRCFCRTPDYQGHFIVLRGYNRATGCIFYNNPAYADRSENELMKPEIGKEGFLGTEDEWQRVARRVSHAGMCSTSISNFEEARTSYGTDEDILFVYLDS from the exons ATGAGGACGGAGGCGGAGGCAGCGGGGCCGCCGCTCGAGCCCG GAGACTTTGTGCAGCTGCCCGTGCCCATCATCCAGCAGCTCTACCACTGGGACTGCGGCCTGGCCTGCTCCAAAATGGTGCTGCG GTACCTGGGCCAGCTGGACGACAATGAGTTTGAGAGTGCCCTGCAGGAGCTGCGACTAACCAGGAGCATCTGGACCATTGACCTGGCTTACCTAATGCGCCACTTTGGCGTGAGGCACCGTTTCTGCACACAGACCCTGGGCGTTGACAAGGGCTACAAGAACCAG TCCTTCTACAGAAAGCACTTTGACACAGAGGAGACCCGGGTGAACCAGCTGTTTGCGCAAGCCAAGGCCTGCAAGGTGCTGGTGGAAAAATG CACAGTGAGCGTGCAGGATATCCAGGAGCACCTGGCACAGGGCCACGTGGCCATTGTGCTGGTCAACTCTGGGGTGTTGCACTGCGACCTCTGCTCCAGTCCTGTCAAGTACTGCTGCTTCGCTCCCAGCGGTCACCGCTGCTTCTGCCGGACCCCTGACTACCAGGGCCACTTCATTGTTCTGCGTGGCTACAACCGGGCCACTGGCTGCATCTTCTACAACAACCCAGCCTATGCTGACC ggtcagagaatgAGCTCATGAAGCCTGAAATAggcaaggaaggcttcctggggacGGAAGACGAGTGGCAAAGGGTGGCCAGACGAGTGAGCCATG CAGGAATGTGCAGCACCAGCATCAGTAACTTCGAGGAGGCCAGAACCAGTTATGGCACAGATGAGGACATCCTCTTTGTCTACTTGGACAGCTGA
- the GUCD1 gene encoding protein GUCD1 isoform X1, producing MRTEAEAAGPPLEPGDFVQLPVPIIQQLYHWDCGLACSKMVLRYLGQLDDNEFESALQELRLTRSIWTIDLAYLMRHFGVRHRFCTQTLGVDKGYKNQSFYRKHFDTEETRVNQLFAQAKACKVLVEKCTVSVQDIQEHLAQGHVAIVLVNSGVLHCDLCSSPVKYCCFAPSGHRCFCRTPDYQGHFIVLRGYNRATGCIFYNNPAYADPGMCSTSISNFEEARTSYGTDEDILFVYLDS from the exons ATGAGGACGGAGGCGGAGGCAGCGGGGCCGCCGCTCGAGCCCG GAGACTTTGTGCAGCTGCCCGTGCCCATCATCCAGCAGCTCTACCACTGGGACTGCGGCCTGGCCTGCTCCAAAATGGTGCTGCG GTACCTGGGCCAGCTGGACGACAATGAGTTTGAGAGTGCCCTGCAGGAGCTGCGACTAACCAGGAGCATCTGGACCATTGACCTGGCTTACCTAATGCGCCACTTTGGCGTGAGGCACCGTTTCTGCACACAGACCCTGGGCGTTGACAAGGGCTACAAGAACCAG TCCTTCTACAGAAAGCACTTTGACACAGAGGAGACCCGGGTGAACCAGCTGTTTGCGCAAGCCAAGGCCTGCAAGGTGCTGGTGGAAAAATG CACAGTGAGCGTGCAGGATATCCAGGAGCACCTGGCACAGGGCCACGTGGCCATTGTGCTGGTCAACTCTGGGGTGTTGCACTGCGACCTCTGCTCCAGTCCTGTCAAGTACTGCTGCTTCGCTCCCAGCGGTCACCGCTGCTTCTGCCGGACCCCTGACTACCAGGGCCACTTCATTGTTCTGCGTGGCTACAACCGGGCCACTGGCTGCATCTTCTACAACAACCCAGCCTATGCTGACC CAGGAATGTGCAGCACCAGCATCAGTAACTTCGAGGAGGCCAGAACCAGTTATGGCACAGATGAGGACATCCTCTTTGTCTACTTGGACAGCTGA
- the GUCD1 gene encoding protein GUCD1 isoform X2, with amino-acid sequence MRTEAEAAGPPLEPGDFVQLPVPIIQQLYHWDCGLACSKMVLRYLGQLDDNEFESALQELRLTRSIWTIDLAYLMRHFGVRHRFCTQTLGVDKGYKNQSFYRKHFDTEETRVNQLFAQAKACKVLVEKCTVSVQDIQEHLAQGHVAIVLVNSGVLHCDLCSSPVKYCCFAPSGHRCFCRTPDYQGHFIVLRGYNRATGCIFYNNPAYADRMCSTSISNFEEARTSYGTDEDILFVYLDS; translated from the exons ATGAGGACGGAGGCGGAGGCAGCGGGGCCGCCGCTCGAGCCCG GAGACTTTGTGCAGCTGCCCGTGCCCATCATCCAGCAGCTCTACCACTGGGACTGCGGCCTGGCCTGCTCCAAAATGGTGCTGCG GTACCTGGGCCAGCTGGACGACAATGAGTTTGAGAGTGCCCTGCAGGAGCTGCGACTAACCAGGAGCATCTGGACCATTGACCTGGCTTACCTAATGCGCCACTTTGGCGTGAGGCACCGTTTCTGCACACAGACCCTGGGCGTTGACAAGGGCTACAAGAACCAG TCCTTCTACAGAAAGCACTTTGACACAGAGGAGACCCGGGTGAACCAGCTGTTTGCGCAAGCCAAGGCCTGCAAGGTGCTGGTGGAAAAATG CACAGTGAGCGTGCAGGATATCCAGGAGCACCTGGCACAGGGCCACGTGGCCATTGTGCTGGTCAACTCTGGGGTGTTGCACTGCGACCTCTGCTCCAGTCCTGTCAAGTACTGCTGCTTCGCTCCCAGCGGTCACCGCTGCTTCTGCCGGACCCCTGACTACCAGGGCCACTTCATTGTTCTGCGTGGCTACAACCGGGCCACTGGCTGCATCTTCTACAACAACCCAGCCTATGCTGACC GAATGTGCAGCACCAGCATCAGTAACTTCGAGGAGGCCAGAACCAGTTATGGCACAGATGAGGACATCCTCTTTGTCTACTTGGACAGCTGA